Proteins encoded within one genomic window of Anopheles gambiae chromosome 3, idAnoGambNW_F1_1, whole genome shotgun sequence:
- the LOC4578440 gene encoding COP9 signalosome complex subunit 9: MKPIVVADEMFPEGPGPFMDLEEAGGSSGLLMDLAANEKDVHSDFYNDFEDLFDEDEEAQM; this comes from the exons ATGAAGCCTATTGTGGTCGCAGATGAAATGTTTCCTGAAGGGCCTGGGCCTTTCATGGACTTAGAAGAG GCAGGAGGATCTTCAGGGTTGTTGATGGACTTAGCCGCGAACGAAAAGGATGTACATTCAGACTTCTACAATG ATTTCGAAGATCTGTTTGATGAAGATGAGGAAGCACAGatgtaa